From a single Solanum dulcamara chromosome 4, daSolDulc1.2, whole genome shotgun sequence genomic region:
- the LOC129887722 gene encoding BEL1-like homeodomain protein 1: protein MASYFHGNSEIQTGNDGLQTLILMNPSYVGFSETQHHHAPPPPGGSSSNIVFFNSNPPGNSINLSHAPPPLPPPPPPSQQFVGIPLTTTAFTAPSQDTGNNNNNNESISALHGFLARSSQYGFYNTSNDITVARDITRAHHNQQQGLSLSLSSQQPGFGNFMAAREIVSSPTASASASASGVLQQQQQSITSVPLSSKYMKAAQELLDEVVNVGKSMKTTNSTEVVNNDVKKSKKIATVTDMEGQLDGGEGDSAAAAELSTAERQEIQMKKAKLVNMLDEVEQRYRHYHHQMQSVIHWLEQAAGIGSAKTYTALALQTISKQFRCLKDAIIGQIRSASKTLGEEDSLGGKIEGSRLKFVDNQLRQQRALQQLGMIQHNAWRPQRGLPERAVSVLRAWLFEHFLHPYPKDSDKMMLAKQTGLTRSQVSNWFINARVRLWKPMVEEMYLEEIKEHEQNGSGQEKTSKLGEQNEDSTTSRSIATQDKSPGSDSQNKSFVSKQDNHLANQHNPASPMPMSNATSISPIGVSIRNQSAGFNLIGSPEIESINITQGSPKKPRNNEMLHSPNSVPSINMDVKPSEEQMSMKFGDDRQDRDGFSLMGGGPMNFMGGFGAYPIGEIARFSTEQFSAPYSASGTVSLTLGLPHNENLSMSSTHHSFLPIPTQNIQIGRGVEIGEANHEFGSLNTPTSAHSTTSVYENFNIQNRKRFAAPLLPDFVA from the exons atggCATCTTATTTTCATGGAAATTCAGAAATACAAACAGGAAATGATGGATTGCAAACTCTAATACTGATGAATCCTAGCTATGTTGGATTTTCTGAAACACAACATCATCACGCGCCGCCGCCGCCAGGTGGAAGCAGCAGCAACATCGTTTTTTTCAATTCCAATCCTCCGGGAAATTCAATAAACTTATCTCACGCACCACCACCTCTAccgccaccaccaccacctTCGCAGCAATTTGTAGGTATACCTCTCACCACCACCGCCTTCACCGCCCCTTCTCAAGATACCggtaataacaacaacaacaacgagtCAATTTCCGCCCTTCATGGCTTCCTAGCTCGATCGTCCCAGTACGGTTTTTACAACACGTCTAATGACATCACGGTGGCGCGTGATATAACACGCGCTCATCATAATCAGCAGCAAGGGCTTTCACTTAGCCTCTCGTCCCAGCAGCCAGGTTTCGGGAACTTTATGGCGGCGCGTGAGATCGTTTCTTCACCTACAGCTTCGGCTTCTGCTTCGGCTTCTGGggtactacaacaacaacagcagagTATTACTAGTGTGCCTTTGAGTTCAAAATACATGAAGGCAGCACAAGAGCTACTTGATGAAGTTGTTAATGTTGGAAAATCAATGAAAACTACTAATAGTACTGAAGTTGTTAATAATGATGTCAAGAAATCGAAGAAAATTGCCACGGTAACCGATATGGAGGGACAGTTAGATGGAGGAGAGGGGGACAGTGCAGCAGCAGCAGAGTTAAGTACAGCAGAGAGGCAAGAAATTCAGATGAAGAAAGCAAAACTTGTTAACATGCTTGATGAG GTGGAGCAGAGGTACAGACATTATCATCACCAAATGCAGTCAGTGATACATTGGTTGGAGCAAGCTGCTGGCATTGGATCAGCAAAAACATACACAGCATTGGCCTTGCAGACGATTTCGAAGCAATTTAGGTGTCTTAAGGACGCGATAATTGGCCAAATACGATCTGCAAGCAAGACGTTAGGCGAAGAGGATAGTTTGGGAGGGAAGATTGAAGGTTCAAGACTTAAATTTGTTGACAATCAGCTTAGACAACAAAGGGCTTTGCAACAATTGGGAATGATCCAGCATAATGCTTGGAGACCTCAGAGAGGATTGCCCGAACGAGCTGTTTCTGTTCTTCGCGCTTGGCTCTTTGAACATTTCCTCCATCC TTATCCCAAGGATTCAGACAAAATGATGCTAGCAAAACAAACAGGGCTAACTAGGAGTCAG GTGTCGAATTGGTTCATCAATGCCCGAGTTCGTCTTTGGAAGCCAATGGTGGAAGAGATGTACTTGGAAGAGATCAAAGAACACGAACAGAACGGATCGGGTCAAGAAAAGACGAGCAAATTAGGCGAACAGAACGAAGATTCAACAACATCAAGATCAATTGCTACACAAGACAAAAGCCCTGGTTCAGATAGCCAAAACAAGAGCTTTGTCTCAAAACAGGACAATCATCTGGCAAACCAACACAACCCTGCTTCACCAATGCCAATGTCCAATGCCACTTCCATATCGCCTATCGGTGTGAGCATCCGTAATCAGTCTGCTGGTTTCAACCTCATCGGATCACCAGAGATCGAAAGCATCAACATTACTCAAGGAAGTCCAAAGAAACCTAGGAACAATGAGATGTTGCATTCGCCAAACAGCGTTCCATCCATCAACATGGATGTAAAGCCTAGCGAGGAACAAATGTCGATGAAGTTTGGGGACGATAGGCAGGACAGAGACGGATTCTCACTAATGGGAGGAGGACCGATGAACTTCATGGGAGGATTCGGGGCCTATCCCATTGGAGAAATTGCTCGGTTTAGCACCGAGCAATTCTCAGCACCATACTCAGCCAGTGGCACAGTTTCACTCACTCTTGGCCTACCACATAATGAAAATCTCTCAATGTCATCAACACACCACAGTTTCCTTCCAATTCCCACACAAAACATCCAAATTGGAAGAGGAGTAGAAATTGGTGAAGCAAATCATGAGTTTGGTAGCCTAAACACACCAACATCAGCTCACTCAACAACAAGTGTTTACGAAAACTTCAACATTCAAAACAGAAAGAGGTTTGCTGCACCCTTGTTACCAGATTTTGTTGCCTga